The Streptomyces halobius genomic interval GCGTCCGCGGCACGCAGACCGGCCCTCAACTCCCCGACGAAATCGGCGTATCCGGGGGTGTCCAGCAAATTGATCTTGATGCCGCCCCAGTCGACCGGGACCAGGGACAGCTGTACGGAGCGCTGCTGGCGGTGCTCGATCTCGTCGTAGTCCGAAAGACAGCCGCCCTCCTCGACCCGGCCCGCCCGGTTGACCGCGCCGGACGCCAGCGCGAGCGCCTCGACCAGAGTGGTCTTCCCCGACCCGCTGTGGCCGACCAGCACCACATTCCGCACAGCGGTGGGCCGGTCGGCCGCCGATGCCCTTCCGGCGGCTCCTGGGTGTGTACTCGTCCTGTCGCTCATGTGTCTCGCCTCCAGGTCGACACTTTGCGGTGATTCGAGCTTTCCACCGAGGTCATGATGCGTCCATACATGGCACAACGGACGATCGGTGAGCTTACTGTCGATCTTGCCCCCTCCGGGCTGCGCACGGGCGCTTCAGCGGCCCCCGGGAGCGCCGAGGGGCGCGGGACGGATCCGCCGAGCCGCCGGGTTGCACCTCGCGCCGCGATGCCTTCGCGGTGCCCCCTGGCCGCCTGGCTACGATGGGCCAGCCGGTGGCCCCTTGACCGCACGGCCCATATCGACTCTCCGGGAAGGCCATGCTGAACAAGTACGCGCGTGCGTTCTTCACGCGTGTTCTCACGCCGTTCGCCGCCCTGCTCATCCGAATCGGGGTCAGCCCGGACGTGGTCACCCTCGTCGGGACCGGTGGTGTGGTGGCCGGTGCGCTGATCTTCTACCCGCAGGGCGAGTTCTTCTGGGGCACGATCGTCATCACCCTGTTCGTCTTCTCCGACCTGGTCGACGGCAACATGGCGCGGCAGCTCGGCCGTTCCAGCCGCTGGGGCGCCTTCCTCGACTCCACTCTGGACCGGGTCGCCGACTCGGCGATCTTCGGCGGGCTGGCTCTCTGGTACGCGGGCCGCGGCGACAGCCTGACCCTCTGCGCCATCGCGATCTTCTGCCTCGCCAGCGGCCAGGTCGTCTCGTACACCAAGGCACGCGGCGAGGCCATCGGGCTGCCGGTGAACGTCAACGGCCTGGTGGAGCGCGCCGAGCGGCTCGTCGTCACGCTCGTCGCCTGCGGTTTCTCGGGACTGGCGAAATTCGGCGTGCCCGGCATCCATGTCCTGCTGCCGATCGCCCTGTGGATCGTCGCCATCGGCAGCACCGTCACCCTCGGCCAGCGCGTCGTGACGGTGCGGCGCGAGTCGGCCGAGGCCGACGCCATCGCTCAAGGGGGGAACGGCGCATGAGCCGCAGTCCACGCAGCAACCGCCTGATCGACACCGACCGGCTCGCCGACGCGCTCTACGGGCTCGGCTGGGCCACCGTCAAGAAGCTGCCCGAAGGGGTCGCGGTACGCCTCGGCCGGCAGATCGCCGACATCGCCTGGAAGCGCCGGGGCAAGGGCGTCCGGCGCCTGGAGTCGAACCTCGCCCGGGTCGTCCCGGACGCCTCGTCGCAGCGCCTGGCCGAGCTGTCCCGGGCCGGGATGCGCTCGTACATGCGTTACTGGATGGAGTCCTTCCGGCTGCCGGCCTGGAGCGAGGAACGCGTCAAGGCCGGATTCACCCCCCAGGACATCCACTACCTCACCGACGGCCTGGCGAGCGGCCGCGGCGTCGTCCTCGCGCTGCCCCACATGGGCAACTACGACCTGGCGGGCGTCTGGGCCACCACCAAGCTCGACATCCCCTTCACCACCGTCGCCGAACGCCTCAAGCCGGAAACCCTCTACGACCGGTTCGTCGCCTACCGCGAGGGGCTGGGGATGGAGGTGCTGCCGCACACCGGCGGCGCGGCCTTCGGCACCCTCGCCCGCCGGCTGCGGGCCGGCGGACTGGTCTGCCTCGTCGCCGACCGCGATCTGTCCGCTTCGGGCATCGAGGTCAAGTTCTTCGGCGAGACGACGAAGATGCCCGCCGGACCGGCGATCCTCGCGCTGCAGACCGGGGCGATGCTGCTGCCCGTCACCCTCTGGTACGACGACAGCCCGATCCTGCGGGGCCGGGTCCACCCGGAGATCGAGGTCCCCGAGACCGGCACCCGCGGCGAGAAGGCCGCCGTGATGACCCAGCAGCTCGCCGACGCCTTCGCCTCCGGCATCGCCGACCACCCCCAGGACTGGCACATGCTCCAGCGCCTGTGGCTCGCCGACCTGGAACCGCGCGACGAGACCGGCAGCACGGAAACGGGGCCGACCGCATGAGAATCGGCATCGTCTGCCCGTACGCGTGGGACGTCCCCGGCGGCGTCCAGTTCCACATCCGCGACCTGGCCGAACACCTCGTCCGGCTCGGCCACGAGGTCTCCGTCCTGGCTCCCGCCGACGACGAGACCCCCCTTCCCCCGTACGTCGTCTCCGCCGGCCGGGCCGTCCCCGTCCCCTACAACGGCTCCGTCGCCCGCCTCAACTTCGGCTTCCTCTCCGCCGCCCGGGTACGCCGCTGGCTCCAGAACGGCGCCTTCGACGTCATCCACATTCACGAACCGGCCTCGCCCTCCCTCGGCCTGCTCTCCTGCTGGGCGGCCCAGGGCCCCATCGTGGCGACCTTCCACACCTCCAACCCGCGCTCCCGCGCCATGATCGCCGCCTACCCGATCCTCCAGCCCGCCCTGGAGAAGATCAGCGCCCGCATCGCGGTCAGCGAGTACGCCCGCCGCACCCTCGTCGAACACCTCGGCGGCGACGCGGTGGTCATCCCCAACGGCGTCGACGTCGACTTCTTCGCCCAGGCCGAACCCAACCCGGCCTGGCAGGGAAAGACCATCGGCTTCATCGGCCGCATCGACGAACCCCGCAAGGGCCTGCCCGTCCTGATGAAGGCACTCCCCGCGATCCTCGCCGAGGTGCCCGACGCGCGCCTGCTGGTGGCCGGCCGCGGCGACGAGAACGAGGCCGTCGCCGCCCTCCCCGCCGACCTGCGCTCCCGCGTGGAATTCCTCGGCATGGTCACCGACGAGGACAAGGCCCGCCTGCTGCGCAGCGTCGACCTGTACGTCGCCCCCAACACGGGCGGCGAGTCCTTCGGCATCATCCTCGTCGAGGCCATGTCGGCCGGCGCGCCCGTCCTCGCCAGCGACCTGGACGCGTTCGCCCAGGTCCTGGACCAGGGCGAGGCCGGCGAACTGTTCACCAACGAGGACGCCCACGCCCTGGCCGACGCCGCGGTGCGCCTGCTGAACCACCCCCGACGCCTCACCGAACTGCGCCAACGCGGCAGCAAACACGTACGCCGCTTCGACTGGTCAACGGTGGGCGCCGACATCCTCGCGGTCTACGAGACGGTCACGGCCGGCGCGGCGTCCGTGGCGGCCGATGAGCGGGTGGGGCTGCGGGCGCGGTGGGGGTGGTAGCCGCGCTCGGCAGGCCCGGACCGGTTGCTCCCAACCGGCCCAGGCCGAGCCCGGCGGATCACGTAATGTGACCCGCCGTGACCTCATTCATCTGGATCGTCGCCGCCCTGGTCCTGATCGGTGTCTACCTGAGCTGGACGGCCGGTCGGCTCGACCGGCTGCACACGCGGATCGACGCCGCCCGGGCGGCCCTGGACGCCCAGCTCCTGCGGCGCGCGTCCGTCGCGCAGGAGGTCGGTACGTCGGGCGTCCTCGATCCCGCCGCCTCGATCGTCCTCTACCAGGCCGCGCACGAGGCCCGGCAGGCCGAGGAGGACCACCGCGAGGTGGCCGAGAGCGAGCTGAGCCAGGCGCTCCGCGCGATCTTCGCCGAGGAGGCGCAGCTGGAGGCCGTACGGGAGGCCCCGGGCGGCGAGCAGACGGTCGCCGAGCTCACCGCCGCGGTCCGCCGCGTCCCGATGGCGCGCCGGTTCCACAACGACTCCGTACGGGCCGCGCGCGCCGTCCGCCGGCATCGGCTGGTGCGCTACCTCCGGCTCGCGGGTCATGCGCCGTTCCCGCTGGCCTTCGAGATGGACGACGAGCCGCCGGCTGTGCTGGACGACCGCTCGGCGGGAAACTGACGGTGGCCGCCCCGGTGGCGGGGCGGGACGTCGCCGCCCGGCGGTGACGAGGAGCCGCCGACGGCCCGTAACGAGCCACTGACCTCTAATTGGCCCTTTTCCGGCGTGCCGCACAAACGGTTGTGTGAACCGCGACGTACAACCACCCGCATCGAGTGAGGTCAACCGTGTCCAGCACGCCCACCACGCCCCAGCACCCCGAGACCGGAACCGCGCGCGTCAAGCGCGGAATGGCCGAGCAGCTCAAGGGCGGCGTGATCATGGACGTCGTCACGCCGGAAGAGGCGAAGATCGCCGAGGACGCGGGCGCCGTCGCCGTCATGGCCCTGGAGCGGGTCCCGGCGGACATCCGCAAGGACGGCGGCGTGGCCCGCATGTCCGACCCCGACATGATCGACGGCATCATCAACGCCGTGTCCATCCCGGTGATGGCCAAGTCCCGTATCGGCCACTTCGTCGAGGCCCAGGTCCTGCAGTCGCTCGGCGTCGACTACATCGACGAGTCCGAGGTCCTCACCCCGGCCGACGAGGTCAACCACTCCGACAAGTGGGCCTTCACCACCCCCTTCGTCTGTGGTGCCACCAACCTGGGCGAGGCGCTGCGCCGGATCGCCGAGGGCGCGGCCATGATCCGCTCGAAGGGCGAGGCCGGCACCGGCAACGTCGTCGAGGCGGTCCGTCACCTGCGCCAGATCAAGGGCGAGATCGCCAAGCTGCGCGGCTGCGACCACAACGAGCTGTACGCCGCCGCCAAGGAGCTGCGCGCCCCGTACGAGCTGGTCAAGGAGGTCGCCGAGCTCGGCAAGCTGCCGGTCGTGCTGTTCTCCGCGGGCGGTGTCGCCACCCCGGCCGACGCCGCGCTGATGCGTCAGCTCGGCGCCGAGGGCGTCTTCGTCGGCTCCGGCATCTTCAAGTCCGGTGACCCGGCCAAGCGCGCCGCCGCGATCGTGAAGGCCACCACCTTCTACGACGACCCGAAGGTCATCGCGGATGCCTCGCGCAACCTCGGCGAGGCCATGGTCGGCATCAACTGCGACACCCTCCCCGAGGCCGAGCGCTACGCCAACCGCGGCTGGTAAGGACGTAGGAACACAGATGAGCAACCCCACCATCGGTGTGCTGGCGCTCCAGGGCGACGTCCGCGAGCACCTCACGGCGCTCGCCGAGGCGGACGCCCTGGCCCGGCCGGTACGCCGTCCCGAGGAGCTGGACGGGCTCGACGGCCTGGTCGTTCCGGGCGGCGAGTCCACCACCATGTCCAAGCTGGCGGTCGTCTTCGGCATGCTGGAGCCGCTGCGCGCCTTCGTCCGGGCGGGCAAGCCGGTCTACGGCACCTGCGCCGGCATGATCATGGTCGCGGACAAGCTGCTGGACGCCCGGGAGGACCAGGAGACGCTCGGCGGCATCGACATGATCGTGCGCCGGAACGCCTTCGGGCGGCAGAACGAATCGTTCGAGGCGGCCGTCGAGGTCGCGGGCATCCCGGGCGGACCGGTCGAGGGCGTCTTCATCCGGGCGCCGTGGGTCGAGTCGGTCGGCGCGGAGGCGGAGGTCCTGGCCACGTACGACGGGCACGCGGTGGCCGTCCGGCAAGGTGACGTCCTCGCCACGTCTTTCCACCCGGAGCTGACCGGCGACCACCGGATCCACGCCTTCTTCGTCAATATGGTGCGGTGCGCTGGGGGTACCTCCCAGCGGTAGCTGGGGTAGCTCATCTCGGGGTGGTGGCGGGCGACGGGTGGGCGTACGGCGGTTTGATCGGCTCCCGGTAGGATCTAGACGTTCGTTTCTCAATGGGTTACGCGAAGGAGACAGGCGGATGTCCGGCCACTCTAAATGGGCTACGACGAAGCACAAGAAGGCCGTGATCGATGCCAAGCGCGGCAAGCTCTTCGCGAAGCTGATCAAGAACATCGAGGTCGCGGCCCGTATGGGCGGCGCCGACCCGGACGGTAACCCGACCCTCTACGACGCCATTCAGAAGGCGAAGAAGAGCTCGGTTCCGAACAAGAACATCGACTCGGCGGTCAAGCGCGGTGCGGGCCTGGAGGCCGGTGGCGCCGACTACGAGACCATCATGTACGAGGGGTACGGCCCCAACGGTGTCGCGGTGCTCGTCGAGTGCCTCACCGACAACCGCAACCGTGCCGCCTCGGACGTGCGTGTCGCGATGACCCGCAACGGCGGTTCGATGGCCGACCCGGGCTCGGTGGCGTATCTGTTCAACCGCAAGGGCGTGGTGATCGTCCCGAAGGGCGAGCTGACCGAGGACGACGTCCTGGGCGCGGTCCTGGACGCGGGCGCCGAGGAAGTCAACGACCTCGGTGAGTCCTTCGAGGTGCTCAGCGAGGCCACCGACCTGGTCGCGGTCCGCACCGCCCTCCAGGAGGCCGGTATCGACTACGACTCGGCCGATGCCAACTTCGTCCCGACCATGCAGGTCGAGTTGGAGGAAGAGGGCGCGCGCAAGATCTTCAAGCTGATCGACGCGCTGGAGGACAGCGACGACG includes:
- the pgsA gene encoding phosphatidylinositol phosphate synthase, giving the protein MLNKYARAFFTRVLTPFAALLIRIGVSPDVVTLVGTGGVVAGALIFYPQGEFFWGTIVITLFVFSDLVDGNMARQLGRSSRWGAFLDSTLDRVADSAIFGGLALWYAGRGDSLTLCAIAIFCLASGQVVSYTKARGEAIGLPVNVNGLVERAERLVVTLVACGFSGLAKFGVPGIHVLLPIALWIVAIGSTVTLGQRVVTVRRESAEADAIAQGGNGA
- a CDS encoding phosphatidylinositol mannoside acyltransferase; this encodes MSRSPRSNRLIDTDRLADALYGLGWATVKKLPEGVAVRLGRQIADIAWKRRGKGVRRLESNLARVVPDASSQRLAELSRAGMRSYMRYWMESFRLPAWSEERVKAGFTPQDIHYLTDGLASGRGVVLALPHMGNYDLAGVWATTKLDIPFTTVAERLKPETLYDRFVAYREGLGMEVLPHTGGAAFGTLARRLRAGGLVCLVADRDLSASGIEVKFFGETTKMPAGPAILALQTGAMLLPVTLWYDDSPILRGRVHPEIEVPETGTRGEKAAVMTQQLADAFASGIADHPQDWHMLQRLWLADLEPRDETGSTETGPTA
- a CDS encoding glycosyltransferase family 4 protein is translated as MRIGIVCPYAWDVPGGVQFHIRDLAEHLVRLGHEVSVLAPADDETPLPPYVVSAGRAVPVPYNGSVARLNFGFLSAARVRRWLQNGAFDVIHIHEPASPSLGLLSCWAAQGPIVATFHTSNPRSRAMIAAYPILQPALEKISARIAVSEYARRTLVEHLGGDAVVIPNGVDVDFFAQAEPNPAWQGKTIGFIGRIDEPRKGLPVLMKALPAILAEVPDARLLVAGRGDENEAVAALPADLRSRVEFLGMVTDEDKARLLRSVDLYVAPNTGGESFGIILVEAMSAGAPVLASDLDAFAQVLDQGEAGELFTNEDAHALADAAVRLLNHPRRLTELRQRGSKHVRRFDWSTVGADILAVYETVTAGAASVAADERVGLRARWGW
- the pdxS gene encoding pyridoxal 5'-phosphate synthase lyase subunit PdxS, coding for MSSTPTTPQHPETGTARVKRGMAEQLKGGVIMDVVTPEEAKIAEDAGAVAVMALERVPADIRKDGGVARMSDPDMIDGIINAVSIPVMAKSRIGHFVEAQVLQSLGVDYIDESEVLTPADEVNHSDKWAFTTPFVCGATNLGEALRRIAEGAAMIRSKGEAGTGNVVEAVRHLRQIKGEIAKLRGCDHNELYAAAKELRAPYELVKEVAELGKLPVVLFSAGGVATPADAALMRQLGAEGVFVGSGIFKSGDPAKRAAAIVKATTFYDDPKVIADASRNLGEAMVGINCDTLPEAERYANRGW
- the pdxT gene encoding pyridoxal 5'-phosphate synthase glutaminase subunit PdxT is translated as MSNPTIGVLALQGDVREHLTALAEADALARPVRRPEELDGLDGLVVPGGESTTMSKLAVVFGMLEPLRAFVRAGKPVYGTCAGMIMVADKLLDAREDQETLGGIDMIVRRNAFGRQNESFEAAVEVAGIPGGPVEGVFIRAPWVESVGAEAEVLATYDGHAVAVRQGDVLATSFHPELTGDHRIHAFFVNMVRCAGGTSQR
- a CDS encoding YebC/PmpR family DNA-binding transcriptional regulator, with translation MSGHSKWATTKHKKAVIDAKRGKLFAKLIKNIEVAARMGGADPDGNPTLYDAIQKAKKSSVPNKNIDSAVKRGAGLEAGGADYETIMYEGYGPNGVAVLVECLTDNRNRAASDVRVAMTRNGGSMADPGSVAYLFNRKGVVIVPKGELTEDDVLGAVLDAGAEEVNDLGESFEVLSEATDLVAVRTALQEAGIDYDSADANFVPTMQVELEEEGARKIFKLIDALEDSDDVQNVFANFDVPDSVMAKVDA